In the Phaeobacter gallaeciensis genome, one interval contains:
- a CDS encoding class I SAM-dependent methyltransferase, whose translation MNDWTSGYVADLDYTHDFFRELAPSHLAFCAVSQGKKHGLNRSKLTYCELGCGQGVSANLLAAANPHIEFHAMDFNPAHMVGARALAEEAQLDNMHFHEQSFEDFANAPGLPETFDVIALHGVYSWVSKENQQHILDFLSKRLKSGGMVYISYNTQPGWAAAVPLRRILVDRTAQGSGPLAERISDAIQHLEQLDQAGAGYISSNPSLSAWIEKIKNMSPNYLAHEYLNRDWTPFHFADVASDMSQAKLSFMASTDPMDHLDDVSFSAEQLALLNAETDPVRRQGLRDLLLNEQFRTDLFIRGELPHTARGAIGAWFETTLALSRRYGGGRLTFKGRQGDLPLQPEQYAPVLTALQDGPQTVRNLLDQGAFGQNTWEAITRILTVLIGAGHITPCLPQEGLEERAAHCRAFNTAVCKRAEDSETLRFLASPVTGGGIEMDRFEQLFLLAHSEGLETPNEWAELAWQILAPQGYRLHADGRILETPEENLAVLRVRANTFAAQRLPLCESLGLTLEPPMPNPEAQPHSQAVA comes from the coding sequence ATGAACGACTGGACTTCCGGCTATGTGGCCGATCTTGATTACACACATGACTTTTTTCGCGAACTGGCGCCGTCCCACCTCGCCTTCTGCGCCGTCTCTCAAGGGAAGAAACACGGGCTGAACCGATCCAAGCTGACATATTGCGAACTGGGCTGCGGCCAGGGCGTTTCGGCAAATCTGCTGGCAGCGGCCAACCCGCATATCGAATTCCACGCGATGGATTTCAACCCGGCTCATATGGTTGGCGCCCGGGCACTGGCCGAAGAGGCACAGCTGGACAACATGCATTTCCACGAACAGTCGTTCGAAGACTTCGCCAATGCGCCGGGCCTGCCCGAAACCTTTGACGTGATCGCGCTGCACGGGGTCTATAGCTGGGTGTCCAAAGAAAACCAGCAGCATATCCTCGACTTCCTGTCGAAGCGGCTGAAATCCGGCGGCATGGTCTACATCAGCTACAACACGCAGCCCGGTTGGGCGGCGGCCGTGCCCCTGCGCCGCATCCTGGTGGACCGCACGGCACAAGGCAGTGGTCCCCTAGCCGAGCGGATCAGCGATGCGATCCAGCACCTGGAACAACTGGATCAGGCCGGAGCGGGGTATATTTCCTCTAACCCGTCGCTGTCCGCATGGATTGAAAAGATCAAGAACATGTCGCCCAACTATCTGGCGCATGAGTATCTCAACAGGGACTGGACCCCGTTCCATTTCGCCGATGTGGCCAGCGACATGTCCCAGGCCAAACTGTCCTTCATGGCCTCGACCGATCCGATGGATCATCTGGACGACGTGTCATTTTCCGCCGAGCAGCTGGCCCTTCTGAACGCGGAAACCGATCCGGTGCGCCGTCAGGGCCTGCGGGATCTTTTGCTGAACGAGCAATTCCGCACCGACCTGTTTATCAGGGGGGAACTGCCCCACACGGCACGCGGCGCCATCGGCGCCTGGTTTGAAACCACGCTGGCGCTGTCGCGCCGCTATGGCGGTGGGCGACTGACCTTCAAGGGGCGTCAGGGAGACCTGCCGCTGCAACCAGAGCAATACGCGCCGGTGCTGACGGCGCTGCAGGACGGTCCGCAAACCGTGCGCAACCTGCTGGATCAGGGCGCTTTCGGGCAGAACACATGGGAGGCAATCACCCGTATCCTGACCGTTCTGATCGGCGCAGGCCACATCACTCCCTGCTTGCCGCAGGAAGGTCTGGAAGAGCGCGCTGCGCATTGCCGCGCCTTCAATACCGCCGTGTGCAAACGCGCTGAAGACAGCGAAACCCTGCGCTTTCTGGCTTCACCCGTGACCGGCGGCGGCATAGAAATGGACCGGTTTGAACAGCTGTTCCTGCTGGCCCACAGCGAAGGGCTGGAAACACCGAATGAATGGGCCGAGCTTGCCTGGCAGATCCTCGCGCCGCAAGGCTATCGCCTGCATGCCGATGGCCGCATTCTGGAAACACCCGAGGAAAACCTTGCGGTTCTGCGGGTACGGGCCAACACGTTTGCAGCCCAGCGCCTGCCGCTCTGCGAAAGCCTCGGCCTCACGCTTGAGCCACCAATGCCGAACCCAGAGGCCCAGCCCCACTCGCAGGCTGTCGCCTGA
- a CDS encoding AraC family transcriptional regulator — translation MSPLPPEHAQGALILPTVSRAFLEDWLSTLRVHCAPGQLAGFLDQIGLDDAAQPLGRVTHDQIVRLYQLVASETGDEMMGLWSRPVRSGALKLLCTSVLGASSLSAALFRFSSFWNLVLDDCRVRLETGEDRLQIVLEPQGDGGQNRFGHMLLLKLAHGIASWVAGRELPLREVSFAFQKPEFAEDYPILFPAPVRFGEVSSSLTFDGTLDRLPVSRSEAEMQEFLIRAPRDWIFTSFREHAVMLRVRELLLQSERLSCNLEDAARVLNLTPRTLIRRLDAENTSFQEIKDGLRRDIAIRDLSLGAKSIEAVSQDVGFASAANFHRAFKRWTGTTPGSYRRSDV, via the coding sequence ATGTCGCCGCTCCCCCCGGAACATGCGCAGGGCGCACTGATCCTGCCGACGGTATCGCGGGCCTTTCTCGAAGATTGGCTGTCGACCTTGCGGGTGCATTGCGCGCCGGGCCAGCTTGCGGGATTCCTTGATCAGATCGGATTGGATGATGCGGCGCAGCCGTTGGGGCGTGTCACCCATGACCAGATCGTGCGGCTTTACCAGTTGGTGGCCAGTGAAACCGGCGATGAAATGATGGGGTTGTGGAGCCGCCCGGTCCGGTCCGGGGCGCTGAAACTGCTCTGTACCTCGGTGCTCGGGGCGTCGTCGCTTTCGGCGGCCTTGTTTCGCTTTAGCTCGTTCTGGAACTTGGTCCTGGATGATTGCCGCGTGCGGCTTGAGACCGGGGAGGACAGGCTGCAGATTGTTCTGGAGCCGCAGGGCGATGGCGGCCAGAACAGGTTCGGGCATATGCTATTGCTGAAGCTTGCCCATGGGATTGCCTCATGGGTGGCAGGGCGAGAATTGCCGCTGCGGGAGGTCAGCTTTGCCTTCCAAAAGCCTGAGTTTGCGGAGGATTACCCTATCCTGTTTCCCGCGCCGGTCAGGTTTGGTGAGGTGAGTTCCTCGCTGACCTTCGACGGAACGCTGGACCGGCTGCCAGTGTCGCGCAGCGAGGCAGAGATGCAGGAGTTTTTGATCCGGGCGCCGCGGGACTGGATCTTTACCAGCTTCCGGGAGCATGCGGTGATGTTGCGCGTGCGTGAGCTGCTGCTGCAATCAGAGCGGCTGAGTTGCAATCTGGAAGATGCGGCGCGTGTGCTGAACCTGACGCCCCGCACGCTGATCCGGCGTCTTGATGCCGAAAACACTTCGTTTCAGGAGATCAAGGACGGTTTGCGGCGCGATATTGCCATCCGCGATTTGTCACTTGGGGCAAAGAGCATCGAGGCGGTGTCGCAGGACGTGGGCTTTGCCTCTGCCGCGAATTTCCACCGCGCTTTCAAACGCTGGACGGGTACGACCCCCGGCAGCTACCGGAGGTCGGATGTGTAG